One Georgenia wutianyii DNA segment encodes these proteins:
- a CDS encoding glycoside hydrolase family 3 protein, translated as MTLSDQMPGRRRRRLAAGVAGSLGALLLAAAVPPAGAAVEDPPFRDPALPLEERVEDLVSRLTLEEKVSLMHQWQPEIERLGLPAFRTGTEALHGVAWLGEATVFPQAIGLGSTWDTELLGRVGEVVGTEARGFHHLDPDYHGLNLWAPVVDLLRDPRAGRNEEGYSEDALHTGRMSTAYASGIQGDDVTYLRAAPMLKHFIGYNNEAERDRTNSSLPPRTLHEYWLPAFEEALSAGAANGMMASYNLVNGRPAHLSPLIEHARTWSEEELLVVSDAYAPGNVVDAQGYYDTHPESHAALVRAGVDSFTDRGEDPSFTVGHLTDALAQGLLTEEDLDDALRHMLPVRFRLGDFDPPGLNPYEDITDDVINAPEHQELAHEAALAQMVLLENDADLLPLDDAGSVAVVGPLSDTLYEDWYSGTMPYRVTALDGLTERLGADSVTTSEGVDSVALRVAATGAYLTAPSDADGGQLTAGPDTAGPAETMALFDWGQGVYALRTEANGKYLSRGWDDVVRNDQHQPNGWEVRETFNLEEAEDGSVIVRNVQNRRYLSVGADGGVTAAADAAGATRFVLETLTEGTEEAVAAAAAADTAVVVVGNNPYINGRETQDRADLALSPAQQELVAAVTEANEDVVVVLMTSYPVTLPQDLTTVLWTSHAGQETGTALADVLLGDVSPAGRLTQTWYRTVDDLPESILEYDISQAGTTYQHFTGEPLYPFGHGLTYTQFEYSDVRIPAQAAAEVAPDGTVEVSVDVTNTGERDSDEVVQLYTRTLDAPVDQPLQTLRDFARVHVPAGETRTVTFSLPVADLAYWDVETDAEVVAPGRYDVLVGPSSQDVRSSTQVVVGGEAVPRERDLTDGEDAVDFDSYEGVEVVDRSRTAGDSAGVGAGDWLAFHDVRFSPAQERSFEASVAREAAGPGAVEVRLGAPDGELLATLDVPSTGDRYAYETVSAPLADLEAGVHDLYLVAADDARLATVRLVETPLAAPAPGPTTPGEPGDPTAGPTDDPTAAPAPTGPAADRLPTTGVDGGPLLAALGLLVAGGLTLALRRRLGGGAA; from the coding sequence CGTCGCCTGGCTCGGGGAGGCCACGGTGTTCCCGCAGGCGATCGGCCTGGGCAGCACGTGGGACACCGAGCTGCTCGGCCGCGTCGGTGAGGTCGTCGGCACCGAGGCGCGCGGCTTCCACCACCTCGACCCGGACTACCACGGCCTCAACCTGTGGGCGCCCGTCGTCGACCTCCTCCGTGACCCGCGCGCCGGGCGCAACGAGGAGGGCTACTCCGAGGACGCGCTCCACACCGGGCGGATGTCCACCGCGTACGCCTCCGGCATCCAGGGCGACGACGTCACCTACCTGCGGGCGGCGCCGATGCTCAAGCACTTCATCGGCTACAACAACGAGGCCGAGCGCGACCGGACGAACTCCAGCCTCCCGCCGCGCACGCTCCACGAGTACTGGCTCCCGGCGTTCGAGGAGGCGCTGTCCGCCGGTGCCGCGAACGGGATGATGGCGTCCTACAACCTCGTCAACGGGCGGCCGGCGCACCTGTCCCCGCTCATCGAGCACGCCCGCACGTGGAGCGAGGAGGAGCTCCTCGTCGTGTCCGACGCCTACGCGCCGGGCAACGTCGTCGACGCCCAGGGCTACTACGACACGCACCCCGAGAGCCACGCCGCACTCGTCCGCGCCGGCGTCGACAGCTTCACCGACCGCGGGGAGGACCCCTCCTTCACCGTCGGCCACCTCACCGACGCGCTCGCCCAGGGGCTGCTCACCGAGGAGGACCTCGACGACGCGCTGCGGCACATGCTCCCGGTGCGCTTCCGGCTCGGTGACTTCGACCCGCCGGGCCTCAACCCCTACGAGGACATCACCGACGACGTCATCAACGCCCCGGAGCACCAGGAGCTCGCCCACGAGGCGGCGCTCGCCCAGATGGTGCTGCTCGAGAACGACGCCGACCTGCTCCCGCTCGACGACGCCGGGAGCGTCGCCGTCGTCGGCCCGCTGAGCGACACGCTCTACGAGGACTGGTACTCCGGGACCATGCCCTACCGGGTGACGGCACTCGACGGCCTCACCGAGCGCCTCGGCGCGGACAGCGTGACGACGAGCGAGGGCGTGGACTCCGTCGCGCTGCGGGTCGCCGCGACCGGTGCCTACCTCACCGCGCCCAGCGACGCCGACGGCGGGCAGCTCACCGCCGGGCCGGACACGGCCGGGCCGGCCGAGACGATGGCGCTGTTCGACTGGGGGCAGGGCGTGTACGCGCTGCGGACCGAGGCGAACGGCAAGTACCTCTCGCGCGGCTGGGACGACGTCGTGCGCAACGACCAGCACCAGCCCAACGGCTGGGAGGTGCGCGAGACGTTCAACCTCGAGGAGGCGGAGGACGGCAGCGTCATCGTCCGCAACGTGCAGAACCGGCGCTACCTCTCGGTGGGTGCGGACGGCGGCGTCACGGCCGCGGCCGACGCGGCCGGCGCCACGCGCTTCGTCCTCGAGACGCTCACGGAGGGCACCGAGGAGGCCGTCGCCGCCGCGGCGGCGGCCGACACCGCCGTCGTCGTCGTGGGGAACAACCCCTACATCAACGGGCGCGAGACGCAGGACAGGGCCGACCTCGCGCTCTCCCCGGCGCAGCAGGAGCTCGTCGCGGCGGTGACGGAGGCGAACGAGGACGTCGTCGTCGTGCTCATGACGAGCTACCCGGTGACCCTGCCGCAGGACCTGACGACGGTGCTGTGGACCTCGCACGCCGGGCAGGAGACGGGGACCGCGCTGGCCGACGTGCTGCTCGGGGACGTCTCACCCGCGGGACGCCTCACCCAGACGTGGTACCGGACGGTGGACGACCTGCCCGAGAGCATCCTCGAGTACGACATCAGCCAGGCGGGCACCACCTACCAGCACTTCACGGGCGAACCGCTCTACCCGTTCGGGCACGGCCTGACGTACACGCAGTTCGAGTACTCCGACGTGCGAATCCCCGCGCAGGCGGCGGCCGAGGTGGCGCCGGACGGGACGGTCGAGGTGTCCGTGGACGTGACGAACACCGGGGAGCGGGACAGCGACGAGGTGGTCCAGCTGTACACGCGCACGCTCGACGCGCCGGTGGACCAGCCGCTGCAGACGCTGCGGGACTTCGCGCGGGTGCACGTGCCGGCGGGGGAGACCCGCACCGTGACGTTCTCGCTGCCGGTCGCGGATCTCGCGTACTGGGACGTGGAGACGGACGCGGAGGTGGTCGCGCCCGGACGGTACGACGTGCTCGTCGGTCCGTCCTCGCAGGACGTGCGCTCCTCCACCCAGGTGGTCGTGGGCGGTGAGGCCGTGCCGCGGGAGCGTGACCTCACCGACGGGGAGGACGCCGTGGACTTCGACTCCTACGAGGGCGTCGAGGTCGTCGACCGGTCGAGGACCGCAGGGGACAGCGCCGGCGTGGGCGCCGGGGACTGGCTGGCGTTCCATGACGTGCGGTTCTCCCCGGCGCAGGAGCGCTCCTTCGAGGCGTCGGTCGCGCGCGAGGCCGCAGGACCGGGGGCCGTCGAGGTCCGGCTCGGTGCGCCGGACGGGGAGCTGCTGGCCACGCTCGACGTGCCGAGCACGGGCGACCGGTATGCCTACGAGACCGTCTCCGCGCCGCTCGCCGACCTCGAGGCGGGGGTCCACGACCTCTACCTCGTCGCCGCGGACGATGCGCGGCTGGCGACGGTCCGGCTCGTCGAGACGCCGCTCGCGGCCCCCGCGCCCGGTCCGACGACCCCCGGTGAGCCGGGCGACCCGACCGCCGGGCCCACTGACGACCCGACCGCTGCGCCGGCGCCCACCGGCCCGGCCGCCGACCGGCTCCCGACGACCGGCGTCGACGGCGGCCCGCTCCTGGCTGCCCTCGGCCTCCTGGTTGCCGGCGGGCTGACCCTGGCGCTGCGCCGCCGCCTGGGCGGCGGGGCTGCTTGA